Within the Paenibacillus sp. AN1007 genome, the region TGGGATACCACCCTGATCGTATCTAGGTTCTAACCTGGTGCCCTTAGCGGGTACGGGGACAGTGTCAGGTGGGCAGTTTGACTGGGGCGGTCGCCTCCTAAAGAGTAACGGAGGCGCCCAAAGGTTCCCTCAGAATGGTTGGAAATCATTCGAAGAGTGCAAAGGCATAAGGGAGCTTGACTGCGAGACCTACAAGTCGAGCAGGGACGAAAGTCGGGCTTAGTGATCCGGTGGTACCGCATGGAAGGGCCATCGCTCAACGGATAAAAGCTACCCTGGGGATAACAGGCTTATCTCCCCCAAGAGTCCACATCGACGGGGAGGTTTGGCACCTCGATGTCGGCTCATCGCATCCTGGGGCTGAAGTAGGTCCCAAGGGTTGGGCTGTTCGCCCATTAAAGCGGTACGCGAGCTGGGTTCAGAACGTCGTGAGACAGTTCGGTCCCTATCTGTCGTGGGCGTAGGAAATTTGAGAGGAGCTGTCCTTAGTACGAGAGGACCGGGATGGACGTACCGCTGGTGTACCAGTTGTTCCGCCAGGAGCACCGCTGGGTAGCTATGTACGGACGGGATAAGCGCTGAAAGCATCTAAGCGTGAAGCCCCCCTCAAGATGAGATTTCCCAGTATGTAAGACCCCTTGAAGACGACGAGGTAGATAGGCTGGGGGTGGAAGTGCAGCAATGCATGGAGCTGACCAGTACTAATCGGTCGAGGGCTTATCCAATAGCAGGTTTTGAGTCGCGTGAGTTTCGTTTCGAATCTAGTTTTCAGAGAACAACACTCTGAAACATATTCCCTGATAGCTCAGTTGGTAGAGCACTCGACTGTTAATCGAGTTGTCACAGGTTCGAGTCCTGTTCGGGGAGCCATGGAGAGGTGTCCGAGCTGGCCGAAGGAGCACGATTGGAAATCGTGTAGGCGTCACAAGCGTCTCGAGGGTTCGAATCCCTCTCTCTCCGCCACAATCTTTTTAGCAAGGCCCGTTGGTCAAGGGGTTAAGACACCTCCCTTTCACGGAGGTAACAGGGGTTCGAATCCCCTACGGGTCATAGTTATCTTAATAACTAAAGCTTGAGATGAGAGAAGCATCTCATCAAAAAAAGACTTGATTTTAATATCAGGTTTGTGGTAAGATCATAAATGTGTTATTCGGAGGCTTAGCTCAGCTGGGAGAGCATCTGCCTTACAAGCAGAGGGTCGGGGGTTCGATCCCCTCAGCCTCCACCATATAATATTTATAATGACGCGGGGTGGAGCAGCCCGGTAGCTCGTCGGGCTCATAACCCGAAGGCCGCAGGTTCAAATCCTGCCCCCGCAATTTAACTTTCCTAACCGAAAGTGATCTGGAACCGTGGTGTAGTTGGCCTAACATGCCTGCCTGTCACGCAGGAGATCGCGGGTTCGAATCCCGTCGGTTCCGCCATTTAAGATTTAACATGAGGGAAGCTGTTCACTAGATCTGCTGTATGGCACTGATGCCCTAGATAAGGTGTAGCAACTCAAGCTTTAACTTTATTGCGGCTCGGTAGCTCAGTCGGTAGAGCAGAGGACTGAAAATCCTCGTGTCGGCGGTTCGATTCCGTCCCGAGCCACCTTTATAGAAAACTTAATATGCCGGTGTAGCTCAACTGGTAGAGCAACTGACTTGTAATCAGTAGGTTGGGGGTTCAAGTCCTCTCGCCGGCACCATGTAATCCTGGAGGATTAGCGAAGTGGCCAAACGCATCAGACTGTAAATCTGCTCCCGTACGGGTTCGGTGGTTCGAATCCATCATCCTCCACCAGTTTTTAGGGGCATAGTTTAAAGGTAGAACAACGGTCTCCAAAACCGTTGGTGTGGGTTCAATTCCTGCTGCCCCTGCCAATTATAATTTAATGAATGTATTCTATATGGCGATCGTGGCGAAGTGGTTAACGCACCGGTTTGTGGATCCGGCATTCGGGGGTTCAATTCCCCTCGATCGCCCCTTTGTTATCTAATGGGGATTAGCCAAGCGGTAAGGCAACGGACTTTGACTCCGTCATGCATAGGTTCAAATCCTATATCCCCAGCCATTACGCGGACGTGGCTCAGCGGTAGAGCATCGCCTTGCCAAGGCGAGGGTCGCGGGTTCGATTCCCGTCGTCCGCTCCATAATAAGGCGCCATAGCCAAGTGGTAAGGCACAGCTCTGCAAAAGCTTTATCCCCAGTTCGAATCTGGGTGGCGCCTCCAGCATATTTTTAGTATATGCACACAGCAAAATAAGCCGGCGTGGCGGAATGGCAGACGCGCTCGACTCAAAATCGAGTGGGAAACCGTGGAGGTTCGAGTCCTCTCGCCGGTATTAATAAAAGAGTTCATTAGAGACTATCTCTAATGAACTCTTTTTTATTATGGCTTTAGCCAGTTGAGTGCGTGAAACGCGCGAAACAAAAAACCACCCGCTATGCGGGTGGAGGGATGAAGGGTTTGACCATTATGACCATTCCAATACAATTGAGATGTTCAGGCTCAAAAAGAAAGGAATGGTCATTCATGGCAACCAAGAGCTACAGCCTAGCTCACACAAAGTGGATGTGTAAGTACCACATTGTGTTCACCCCGAAGTATAGACGGAAAGAAATCTATAATCAAGTGAGAAGAGATTTAATCGAAATCTTTAAACGTTTGTGCAAGTACAAAGGAGTCGAAATCATAGAAGGTCACATGATGCCCGATCATGTCCATATGTTAGTAGCCATCCCTCCAAAAATTGCGGTCTCCACGTTTATGGGATATCTAAAGGGAAAAAGTTCGCTCAAGATCTTCGAAAAACATGCCCAGCTTAAGTATAAATACGGAAATCGAAAATTTTGGGCCGAAGGGTACTATGTGAGCACAGTGGGTCTAAATGAAGCAACCGTAAGAAAGTATATTCGTGAGCAAGAAGCACATGATCAGGCGGTAGATAAGCTGAGTGTAAAAGAATACGAAGATCCATTCAGCAGTAATCGAAGCAAAAAGAAGTAAAACCAGTTTACTGGTAAGTGAAAGAGACAAATTACACTGAGCCTGAACAGCCCTGCTGTCAGGCTAGCGTCTTTAGGCGCAGTTTGGCAACAGGGGGTTATACCCCAAGAGCAAACCACCCGTTGGACGGGTGGTCCTGATTTGGTTTTAGTACCTGATTCAATTAGGTCGTATGAACATAAAATTGCTATGGGGTTCAGGGTACTATTGTGAAATTTTAAAAGTCTCGACTAGATGATGGAAATGATTTTATTGGAGGTCTGCCCACACTTGAAAATCGAACTGATGAAGTTCTTATAGATGCCTTATACTTGCATTTTTCGGACGAAGCAAGATCGCTATTAGTTGTGAAAGAGAAATAAGTTTTATCAACCATACCTGTTCATTTAAATATTTTATTTAGAAAGATGATGGAAAATATTTAAATAAATAATAATATATTGTATAATATGAAATAAGAACGACACGTTTTAAAATTTGGTTTTTGTTGTCGATAAATCCTTCACCATGAGTGCCTCATTAATTCCTTTCACAACAAGATGTACTTGCTGCTCTTCATCATCTCATGAACTTCGAAGCGCAATTTTAGTTTGGTCCGGATATCTTTGAAGTATCAAAACGGAGGTATACCTTAATGCAAGGTAACATGTTATATCATAAGTATTTGAAACCGATGTCCGAATATTATGGGAAGATGGAGATTAGTGACAAGGCATATACCTATGAACTAGATGAAGTTCCAGATACATATACATTGAAAACAGAAATTGATTCTGTATGGAAGTATTACCACTTCAAAGGGGAAAATATACCAGATCAAGGTTGGAAAATTCACATAACAGCATTATTAGAGGAATGTCAGGATGTTCTAAAGAAGGTTGCACGGATATGCATAGAGATTAATATTGATTTCAAGCATTTAAAGGATAGACAAAGCTTCTTTGAACTGAATTCAAAAAATGCGAATCGCGCTTCTTCCGGTAAGTTTATAACAATCTATCCTAGGAGCAATGAAGTATTCCTTGAATTGTTAGAAACACTTTCCTTAGCTACTCAAGACTTTAAGAAAGGACCTTATATTCTTAGTGATAAGAGATGGAAAACCAGCAATGTATTTTATAGGTATGGAGGATTTAGACGTATACTCAATGAATCCGGTCAACATTGTATCAGGGATAAGAAAGGTAATTTAATTGAGGATCAAAGGACTCCCTTTTATCATGTTCCTGACTTTGTGAAGGATTTCGACGATTATCTCAATTCTATTAATAATTCAGGAGATATGAAGACTGAAAATTTAGCAAGGTATAAGATTGAAGCAGCAATCAGCTATAGTAACGCTGGCGGAGTGTATCTCGCTACTCGAAAAAAGGATGATTTGAAGGTTATTATTAAGGAAGCCAGACCAAATGCTGGTTTAGATGGGGTTGCTCAGGACGCATTAACAAGGCAAAAAAAAGAGTATGATGCTCTGAGCAAGCTTAAAGATGTATCTGGCGTTGTCAATATAATCGATTATTT harbors:
- the tnpA gene encoding IS200/IS605 family transposase; this encodes MATKSYSLAHTKWMCKYHIVFTPKYRRKEIYNQVRRDLIEIFKRLCKYKGVEIIEGHMMPDHVHMLVAIPPKIAVSTFMGYLKGKSSLKIFEKHAQLKYKYGNRKFWAEGYYVSTVGLNEATVRKYIREQEAHDQAVDKLSVKEYEDPFSSNRSKKK